In one window of Psychrobacter sp. P2G3 DNA:
- a CDS encoding NCS2 family permease, protein MNALERYFGINGDNTTIKTEIVAGITTFLTMAYIIFVNPNILAEAGMDKGAVFVATCLAAAIGCFIMGIYARLPVALAPGMGLNAFFTYGVVLGMGHAWQTALGAVFLSGCIFILLSLFKIREWIINSIPMALKQGVIAGIGAFLAFIALQSSGVIVGQDATLVTLGDMTSFGPMMAAIGFFVIIGLSYKKIPGAVTIGILLVALISLLAGHTEFAGVMSTPPSIAPTLMQLDIAGAFDVSMISVIFAFLFVDLFDTAGTLVATTSQANLIDKDGKIPNMGKALLADSTATVTGAMLGTSSTTSYVESVAGIAAGGRTGLMAVTVGVLFLLSTFFAPLAGMIPAYATAGAIFYVAVLMLGTLKDINWGDLTDAAPVVVVLLFTPLTYSIADGIALGFITFTAVKLIAGKLNEVTIAVWVLTIILLAKIIWL, encoded by the coding sequence ATGAATGCACTTGAGCGCTATTTTGGAATTAATGGTGACAATACCACGATCAAAACGGAAATTGTTGCTGGTATAACGACCTTTTTGACGATGGCTTATATTATCTTTGTCAACCCTAACATATTGGCAGAAGCCGGTATGGATAAGGGGGCAGTGTTCGTTGCTACCTGTCTAGCCGCTGCGATAGGCTGTTTTATAATGGGCATCTATGCCCGCCTGCCTGTCGCCTTAGCACCGGGCATGGGTCTTAACGCCTTCTTTACCTATGGCGTGGTTTTGGGTATGGGCCATGCATGGCAAACTGCTCTCGGTGCTGTATTCTTATCGGGTTGTATATTTATACTTTTAAGCTTATTTAAGATTCGGGAATGGATTATAAATTCTATTCCAATGGCTCTGAAACAGGGTGTTATTGCAGGTATCGGTGCATTTTTAGCATTTATTGCGCTACAAAGCTCTGGTGTCATCGTTGGGCAAGATGCAACCTTGGTTACCCTCGGTGATATGACGTCATTTGGACCAATGATGGCTGCTATAGGCTTTTTCGTTATTATCGGTCTATCTTACAAAAAAATCCCTGGAGCGGTAACGATTGGTATTTTGCTGGTCGCTTTGATTAGTCTGTTGGCAGGTCATACTGAGTTCGCTGGTGTTATGTCCACGCCACCATCCATTGCACCCACACTTATGCAGCTTGATATTGCTGGTGCGTTTGACGTGAGCATGATCAGTGTCATTTTTGCTTTCCTATTTGTTGATTTGTTCGATACCGCCGGTACGCTAGTGGCTACTACGAGTCAAGCCAACTTAATTGATAAAGACGGTAAAATCCCTAATATGGGCAAAGCACTGCTAGCGGATTCAACAGCGACGGTTACCGGTGCGATGCTTGGAACTTCATCGACTACGAGCTATGTTGAAAGTGTCGCGGGTATTGCAGCAGGTGGTCGCACTGGCCTGATGGCAGTGACGGTCGGGGTGTTGTTTTTATTAAGTACTTTCTTTGCACCGCTGGCTGGTATGATTCCAGCTTATGCTACCGCTGGTGCTATCTTTTATGTAGCTGTGCTGATGCTAGGCACGCTAAAAGATATCAACTGGGGCGATTTGACGGATGCAGCGCCCGTTGTCGTCGTTCTTTTGTTCACTCCATTAACATACTCTATCGCTGATGGTATTGCGCTTGGTTTTATTACCTTTACTGCGGTGAAGTTAATAGCTGGCAAACTTAATGAAGTGACTATCGCAGTATGGGTGCTAACGATAATCTTACTTGCCAAGATTATATGGCTATAG
- the tolQ gene encoding protein TolQ, protein MPESLNIIDLITQASLLVQIVMGLLLLASLVSWVIIFRLSARLGTAKNFDEQFETWFWSGEDLAKLYQGVQGSPERQGLEQIFYVGFSEYLRMHKKRQPKDDIIDGVERKLRVGLGRQQQLLESGITTLASIGSVAPYVGLFGTVWGIMNAFLGLSQTEQATLASVAPGIAEALIATAMGLFAAIPAVLAYNHFTAKSGQLYESRALFCDEMTGMLQRETSSQNALHKENKITDTIIGAGQVTGL, encoded by the coding sequence ATGCCTGAATCATTAAACATTATAGATCTTATTACTCAAGCCAGCCTGCTCGTGCAGATTGTGATGGGACTATTGCTACTAGCATCTTTGGTTAGTTGGGTCATTATTTTTCGCTTAAGCGCTCGTCTTGGCACGGCCAAAAACTTCGATGAGCAGTTTGAGACTTGGTTTTGGTCGGGCGAAGATTTGGCCAAGCTGTACCAAGGTGTTCAAGGCTCTCCTGAGCGTCAAGGCCTTGAGCAGATTTTTTATGTTGGTTTTTCTGAATACTTAAGAATGCACAAAAAACGCCAACCTAAAGATGACATTATTGATGGCGTTGAGCGTAAGCTGCGGGTTGGACTTGGTCGTCAGCAACAGTTGCTTGAGTCAGGAATCACTACCCTTGCCAGCATTGGTTCGGTAGCGCCTTATGTTGGTTTATTTGGAACGGTCTGGGGTATCATGAATGCCTTTTTAGGTCTCTCACAAACAGAACAAGCCACTCTTGCCTCCGTAGCTCCCGGTATTGCTGAAGCGCTTATTGCTACTGCAATGGGGCTGTTTGCTGCTATTCCAGCCGTGCTAGCGTATAACCATTTCACTGCAAAATCAGGCCAGCTTTATGAGTCGCGTGCACTATTTTGCGATGAGATGACGGGTATGTTACAGCGTGAGACCAGTAGCCAAAATGCACTGCATAAAGAGAATAAAATTACTGATACTATAATTGGCGCAGGTCAGGTGACAGGGCTATGA
- the tolR gene encoding protein TolR, giving the protein MKPNPYSRKKKALNAEMNVVPYIDVMLVLLVIFMVTTPMLTTGVDVDLPKEQTNAMSQNQLPVIVSLTSSGEIFISYENNIDMPISEPELINTLSNLQSQNSNAGVQPLQVMINADQNNQYGSIMTLMANLQQAGIQKVGLLTGAPLPTPTL; this is encoded by the coding sequence ATGAAACCAAACCCCTATAGCCGCAAGAAAAAAGCGCTCAACGCTGAAATGAATGTCGTACCTTATATCGACGTTATGCTGGTGTTATTGGTGATATTTATGGTGACAACACCGATGCTGACGACAGGGGTCGATGTTGATTTGCCAAAAGAGCAGACCAATGCAATGAGTCAAAATCAGCTACCTGTTATCGTATCGTTAACAAGTAGCGGTGAGATTTTTATCAGTTATGAGAACAATATAGACATGCCTATCAGTGAGCCAGAACTGATTAATACTTTATCCAATTTACAGTCGCAAAATAGCAACGCTGGCGTGCAACCGCTTCAGGTAATGATTAATGCAGATCAAAATAACCAATATGGTTCAATTATGACCTTAATGGCAAACTTGCAGCAGGCAGGTATTCAAAAAGTAGGACTATTAACAGGTGCTCCCCTGCCCACACCTACGTTATAA
- a CDS encoding cell envelope integrity protein TolA, with product MSIKTMNNAPAVYVPTPPEGNGLTLPMILSLLAHGIVLGILIYTYQSPELETVGNIETTMVTPGELAEMQGQILANRAAMQAASSSDGSAVAIEQMNANSSSNASQTNVPPNTQRESIFTRSDDPADRPVLMSQEQHQRRTEQMQEYERNIAELAAQLDESALAELNEVEQQKQNELDAERARLKSFRNTENNPPKIKRPNNTQSNLEIDTGNSSSAGKNFSLSDGQSTVSGSTTTSGQSAGSNSNASGGSRGASNSEIINLIRRNYNPPIAAKGSTQRATLTITVNSNGDVVNVSVSGSDPAVNEAAKQAVLSTRNLPIDTDDPKYPTFTVQFKGSN from the coding sequence ATGAGTATCAAAACCATGAATAATGCTCCTGCCGTTTATGTCCCAACTCCGCCAGAAGGTAATGGGCTGACACTGCCCATGATATTGAGCTTGTTGGCACATGGCATTGTGCTTGGAATACTGATCTATACCTACCAATCGCCCGAATTAGAAACCGTGGGTAATATTGAAACTACCATGGTCACACCGGGAGAGTTGGCTGAAATGCAAGGGCAGATATTAGCCAATCGTGCAGCGATGCAAGCAGCTAGTAGTAGTGATGGCAGTGCAGTTGCCATTGAACAAATGAATGCAAATAGCAGTAGCAATGCCAGCCAAACAAACGTACCACCAAACACACAAAGAGAGTCTATATTTACTCGCTCTGATGACCCAGCTGATCGTCCAGTATTAATGAGTCAAGAGCAGCATCAGCGACGTACTGAGCAAATGCAAGAGTATGAGCGTAATATAGCTGAATTGGCAGCGCAGCTAGATGAGTCAGCGTTAGCAGAGCTTAATGAAGTTGAACAACAGAAACAAAATGAGCTTGATGCTGAGCGCGCTCGACTGAAATCATTTCGAAATACAGAGAACAATCCACCCAAAATCAAACGCCCTAATAATACACAGTCCAATTTAGAGATAGATACTGGTAACTCAAGCAGTGCTGGCAAGAATTTTAGCTTATCCGATGGACAGTCAACGGTATCTGGAAGTACCACTACCTCAGGGCAATCAGCTGGTAGTAATAGCAATGCGTCAGGTGGGAGTCGCGGTGCGAGCAATAGTGAGATTATTAACTTAATCAGACGCAATTATAACCCACCCATAGCGGCTAAGGGTTCAACCCAACGTGCGACGTTAACGATAACAGTCAATAGCAATGGTGATGTGGTCAATGTCTCTGTTTCAGGCTCTGATCCAGCTGTAAACGAAGCTGCTAAACAAGCAGTACTGAGTACCCGTAATTTACCGATTGATACTGACGACCCTAAATATCCTACCTTTACGGTACAGTTCAAGGGCAGTAATTGA
- a CDS encoding PD40 domain-containing protein — MRTHKKLLITLLASASSLLVAPSLYAAPVVLELDYEIPVQQNQVAFVPFAGDSVLSPIILNDLSRTELNVTSKNLPQQPRSSSELAGTLPVWQSLGIPYLVVGSTRTNRGKIETNYEVIDVKSGRVLQGKQSLSADNNQESLRYAAHVIADKVYELVTGTPGDFSGRIAYIEETGRGKDKISRLKVMDADGENSRTITEVTGSIFSPAWSPDASRIAYTVQRDKSYPLIYVQNVSGGAATVVTPYKGSNLSPSFSPDGSKILFSSSFEGSADIYEMSAGGGNLKKLTNWPSSEVQPNYAPDGKSFVFVSDRAGFNKPQIYRYEFGSGRTTKVSNSGYATSPQFSSDGTQIAFLSGRSAAIMNSNGAVTANLGNTGIDEAPSFSPNGKRVVYASTQGGKGVLTIKSLNGGESFGKSGQGIIRSPVWSASPQ; from the coding sequence ATGCGTACTCACAAAAAACTTTTGATTACTTTACTTGCCAGTGCCTCAAGCCTACTTGTTGCTCCTAGCTTATACGCTGCCCCTGTCGTACTAGAATTAGATTATGAGATTCCAGTACAACAAAATCAGGTCGCTTTTGTGCCTTTCGCTGGTGATTCTGTGCTATCGCCCATTATCTTAAACGACTTGAGTAGAACTGAGCTCAACGTTACTAGCAAAAATTTACCGCAGCAACCGCGTAGTAGTAGCGAGCTCGCTGGGACATTACCAGTATGGCAAAGCTTAGGTATTCCTTATCTAGTAGTCGGTAGCACCCGTACCAATCGCGGTAAAATCGAGACTAACTATGAAGTGATTGATGTCAAATCTGGTCGCGTGCTTCAAGGTAAGCAAAGCTTAAGTGCGGATAACAATCAAGAAAGTTTGCGTTATGCAGCGCACGTTATCGCGGATAAAGTTTATGAGCTTGTTACTGGCACGCCGGGTGACTTCTCAGGGCGTATTGCTTATATTGAAGAGACTGGACGCGGCAAAGATAAGATATCTCGCTTAAAAGTCATGGACGCCGATGGTGAAAACTCTAGAACCATCACTGAAGTCACAGGCTCAATATTTTCGCCAGCATGGTCACCTGATGCTTCGCGCATTGCCTATACAGTACAGCGCGACAAATCCTATCCATTAATTTATGTACAAAATGTGAGTGGCGGCGCGGCCACTGTTGTTACTCCATATAAAGGCAGTAACCTAAGCCCATCTTTCTCCCCTGACGGTAGTAAAATACTATTCTCCAGCAGTTTTGAAGGTAGTGCTGATATTTATGAGATGAGCGCAGGTGGTGGCAACCTTAAAAAGCTGACAAACTGGCCAAGCAGTGAAGTGCAACCAAATTATGCGCCGGATGGTAAGTCTTTTGTATTTGTTTCTGATAGAGCAGGCTTTAATAAGCCACAAATTTATCGCTATGAGTTTGGCTCAGGTCGGACAACCAAAGTATCTAATAGTGGTTATGCAACCAGTCCGCAGTTTAGTAGTGACGGCACGCAAATTGCCTTTTTGAGTGGGCGCTCAGCTGCAATTATGAACAGTAACGGTGCAGTGACTGCTAATTTGGGTAATACCGGTATTGATGAGGCTCCAAGCTTCTCACCTAATGGTAAGCGTGTGGTATATGCCTCAACTCAAGGCGGGAAAGGCGTATTAACCATTAAGTCATTAAATGGTGGTGAGTCATTCGGTAAGTCTGGTCAAGGCATTATCCGCTCACCGGTATGGTCAGCCAGCCCGCAATAA
- a CDS encoding cytochrome c, whose protein sequence is MRLHPIEPSHPLKLCKAAIILVIGGAAALSGCSSYTKEKAVTIASQQSAPVLFDNQASRNNGAWGGVYMSKEALARPPMNIVNVSSIPKMQNDANLQKWLAKFEGSSQGKTGFFTMNGKKLYEDSCAGCHMQKGEGAQGAGYYPPLANNSKMQSKYYIISVVMNGLRGMPSFHSMMNDEQIAAVTQYVHSDLNKFTDTVTAANVAQLRHEFPPGADPSE, encoded by the coding sequence ATGAGATTACACCCAATTGAACCATCTCATCCGCTCAAGTTGTGTAAAGCAGCAATCATCTTAGTTATCGGAGGTGCAGCTGCGTTATCAGGCTGTAGTTCATATACTAAAGAAAAGGCGGTCACTATTGCCAGTCAACAATCAGCACCAGTGCTATTTGATAATCAGGCTAGCCGCAATAATGGTGCGTGGGGTGGGGTGTATATGTCGAAAGAAGCGCTTGCCCGCCCGCCTATGAATATCGTCAATGTTAGCTCGATACCAAAGATGCAGAATGATGCCAACTTACAAAAATGGCTCGCAAAATTTGAAGGTAGCTCACAAGGTAAAACAGGCTTTTTTACGATGAATGGTAAAAAGCTCTATGAGGACTCCTGCGCGGGTTGTCATATGCAAAAAGGCGAAGGTGCGCAAGGGGCAGGCTACTATCCGCCGCTAGCCAATAATAGTAAGATGCAATCAAAATACTATATCATTAGCGTTGTGATGAATGGTTTGCGCGGTATGCCATCCTTTCATAGTATGATGAATGATGAGCAAATAGCGGCTGTGACTCAATACGTGCATAGCGATCTGAATAAATTTACGGATACGGTCACTGCGGCTAACGTTGCCCAATTACGCCATGAATTTCCACCGGGTGCGGATCCTAGTGAGTAA
- a CDS encoding flavin monoamine oxidase family protein, with protein MNDMLQSPTRRQLLSMIGKTAGATAMYQAMTTLGFASESSFKQEMNLKGAPAGASIVILGAGLGGLTAAYELRKAGYKVTVLEYQNRGGGRSWTLNSGDKYTELGGAEVTCDFKKGNYFNGGPWRLPVHHYAVFHYCKKFGVALQPFIQTNDRAYLHRTNHFNGAPQRLGEVQSDIRGYVSELLSKAVNTGGLDNTVNKEDKEKLLEGLKGWGVLDNNYRYVKSHETSKHRGYSVYPGGGLMPDAKPSTPIPMDKLLNSGMWSDIYANYTVYVHQPAMFQPVGGMGKIGDAFTRECRDMIKFNAKVTKVYQDETGVTVDYVDSNNIDSETKTVRADWCICNIPLSVLTQIDINVSAPMKQAMAAVPYDSSYKVGLEFKRRFWEEDEWIYGGITYTDMPISQISYPSQDLFTTGSGVLLGAYGFGEASYKFNSLTPKERINAALEYGKYIHPQYTKEFRSGTSVAWHRIPWSLGCYGLWSESSREQYYETLCSIDHRIVLAGEHCSHIPAWQEGAILSGMDTAKRLHQKAKKLV; from the coding sequence ATGAACGATATGCTTCAATCACCCACACGGCGGCAACTGCTGTCAATGATTGGCAAAACTGCTGGAGCAACAGCCATGTATCAGGCGATGACCACGCTGGGCTTTGCGTCTGAATCTAGCTTTAAGCAAGAAATGAATCTCAAGGGCGCGCCTGCTGGAGCAAGTATCGTTATCCTTGGGGCAGGCTTGGGTGGTCTCACTGCGGCTTATGAGTTACGTAAAGCGGGCTATAAAGTGACTGTTCTTGAGTACCAAAATCGCGGTGGTGGACGCAGTTGGACATTAAACAGCGGTGACAAATATACAGAGCTGGGTGGAGCTGAGGTCACTTGCGACTTTAAAAAAGGCAATTATTTTAATGGCGGCCCGTGGCGATTGCCTGTACATCATTATGCCGTATTCCATTATTGTAAAAAGTTCGGAGTCGCATTACAGCCTTTTATTCAAACCAATGACCGTGCTTATTTGCATCGTACCAATCATTTTAATGGCGCGCCGCAGCGTTTAGGGGAGGTGCAAAGTGACATTCGCGGTTATGTCTCAGAGTTGTTATCCAAAGCGGTTAATACTGGTGGCCTTGATAATACCGTTAATAAAGAAGACAAAGAAAAACTGTTAGAAGGTTTAAAAGGTTGGGGCGTTCTTGATAATAATTATCGCTATGTCAAAAGCCATGAAACTAGCAAGCACCGCGGTTATAGCGTTTATCCAGGTGGCGGGTTGATGCCCGATGCCAAGCCCTCGACTCCGATACCAATGGACAAATTATTAAATTCGGGAATGTGGTCAGATATCTATGCCAACTATACCGTTTATGTGCATCAACCAGCGATGTTTCAGCCCGTTGGCGGTATGGGAAAAATCGGTGATGCGTTCACGCGTGAATGCCGCGATATGATTAAGTTCAATGCCAAAGTCACCAAAGTTTATCAAGACGAGACTGGTGTAACCGTTGATTATGTCGATAGTAATAACATCGATAGTGAAACCAAAACTGTACGTGCAGATTGGTGTATTTGTAATATTCCACTATCAGTATTAACCCAAATTGATATCAATGTCTCAGCACCAATGAAGCAAGCGATGGCAGCCGTCCCTTATGACAGCTCTTATAAAGTAGGTTTAGAATTCAAGCGCCGCTTTTGGGAGGAGGATGAATGGATATATGGTGGCATCACTTATACTGATATGCCTATCTCGCAAATATCTTATCCTTCACAAGACTTGTTTACTACTGGTTCAGGCGTACTACTGGGAGCTTATGGGTTTGGAGAGGCATCCTATAAGTTTAATTCTCTAACACCAAAAGAACGCATTAATGCGGCATTAGAGTATGGTAAATATATACATCCGCAATATACCAAAGAGTTCCGCTCGGGTACTTCGGTCGCGTGGCATCGTATCCCATGGTCGCTCGGTTGCTATGGGCTTTGGAGTGAGTCTAGCCGTGAGCAGTATTACGAGACGCTTTGCAGCATTGATCATCGAATCGTGCTGGCAGGAGAGCATTGCTCACACATTCCAGCTTGGCAAGAAGGCGCAATATTATCCGGTATGGATACAGCTAAGCGGTTACATCAAAAAGCAAAAAAGCTTGTCTAA
- a CDS encoding cytochrome c codes for MKPFSVLLSALAFSMASSTLMAKEISFPIPSATLPNVSPANSPLANRGAYVARTADCMACHREDYSGGVAIETPIGNIYSTNITPSKRYGIGNYTEADFTKALRKGRAPGYQLYPAMPYPSYHGMTDDDISALFAYFQTVPVVDKPPEKTTKLPFPLNIRSLMLAWNVINVPSTENRQGLTQTQQRGEYLVNNLEHCGTCHTPRNLTQGLNKDKYLSGALLGKWYAPNITPDNDSGIGRWSEQDISIYLRTGKLDKRAYAGGPMGEAVAHSTRYLTDEDLIAIADYLKVIPAIKTDDYLIPVHVSRLPRPASDSITYNLLEQKDYLAQAKANTSINANSSSSKALYLAVCASCHGVDGYAQPDARYASIVGLTSIRRAKPDALINVIAYGAKGALNTAPKMPGFSKELTHAQIASIANYVRVSFGGLPNSDVSATDVKRILK; via the coding sequence ATGAAGCCGTTTTCTGTGCTGTTGTCAGCACTTGCATTTAGTATGGCCTCTAGCACTTTGATGGCTAAAGAGATAAGCTTTCCTATTCCTAGTGCAACTTTACCCAATGTTAGCCCAGCAAATAGTCCTCTCGCTAATCGCGGTGCTTATGTTGCGCGTACCGCTGACTGTATGGCTTGTCATCGTGAAGACTATAGTGGCGGCGTAGCGATTGAAACGCCTATCGGCAATATTTATTCGACCAACATCACACCTTCTAAACGTTATGGCATTGGCAATTATACCGAAGCTGATTTTACAAAAGCTCTGCGCAAGGGACGTGCACCGGGTTACCAGCTTTATCCTGCCATGCCATATCCGTCCTATCATGGGATGACTGATGACGATATCAGTGCATTATTTGCTTATTTTCAAACTGTACCAGTCGTTGATAAACCACCTGAAAAAACCACTAAATTACCATTTCCATTAAATATTCGCAGTTTGATGTTAGCTTGGAACGTCATCAACGTACCTTCTACTGAAAACCGTCAAGGTCTTACCCAAACGCAGCAACGTGGTGAATATCTAGTCAATAATTTAGAGCACTGTGGCACATGTCATACACCACGCAACCTTACTCAGGGTCTTAATAAAGACAAGTATTTATCTGGTGCGCTGCTTGGTAAATGGTATGCACCAAACATTACGCCTGACAACGATAGCGGGATTGGTCGCTGGAGTGAGCAAGACATTAGTATTTATTTACGTACTGGAAAGCTTGATAAACGTGCGTATGCTGGTGGGCCAATGGGTGAGGCAGTCGCGCACAGTACTCGCTATTTAACCGATGAAGACTTGATAGCAATCGCCGATTATCTAAAGGTAATACCGGCCATCAAGACTGATGATTACTTAATACCAGTGCATGTCTCACGTTTGCCACGTCCAGCCAGTGACTCTATTACTTACAACTTACTTGAGCAAAAAGACTATTTAGCGCAAGCAAAAGCCAATACCAGTATCAACGCTAATAGCAGCTCGTCAAAAGCATTGTATCTTGCTGTTTGCGCCAGTTGTCATGGTGTCGATGGTTACGCCCAGCCTGATGCACGTTATGCCTCTATCGTAGGACTAACCAGCATTCGCCGTGCTAAGCCAGATGCGCTGATTAATGTCATTGCCTATGGCGCTAAAGGCGCACTAAATACAGCGCCGAAGATGCCAGGTTTTTCAAAAGAATTAACTCATGCTCAAATTGCCAGTATCGCCAATTATGTGCGAGTTAGTTTCGGTGGACTGCCAAACAGCGATGTTAGCGCCACTGATGTTAAACGCATACTGAAGTAA
- a CDS encoding cytochrome c, translating into MTSRMLNMMLLSGISTAVLLGCSQQADDVETLASKQDTVQPADNQASRNTGAWGGVYMTRDELRAPNINIVDDSSLPSMENDPSIAEWETKFEGSNAFITTNGAKLYHDSCAGCHMHEGQGAYGAGYYPPLANNSKMQSKHYIIDILINGFRGMPSFHMMMNDEQMAAVTQYVVNDLNGFKQTVTAKDVAQLRHANPPGYDPSE; encoded by the coding sequence ATGACATCCAGAATGCTCAATATGATGTTGCTTAGTGGGATAAGCACTGCAGTATTGTTAGGCTGTAGCCAACAAGCAGATGATGTAGAGACACTGGCTAGTAAACAAGACACTGTGCAACCGGCTGATAATCAAGCCAGTCGTAATACTGGGGCTTGGGGCGGCGTGTATATGACTCGTGATGAATTAAGAGCGCCCAATATCAACATCGTTGATGACAGCTCACTGCCAAGCATGGAAAACGATCCAAGTATTGCAGAGTGGGAAACCAAGTTTGAAGGTTCAAATGCCTTTATTACTACCAATGGCGCCAAACTATATCACGACTCTTGTGCAGGTTGTCATATGCATGAAGGTCAGGGCGCTTATGGGGCAGGCTATTACCCACCGCTAGCAAATAATAGTAAAATGCAGTCGAAACACTATATTATTGATATCTTAATTAATGGCTTTCGCGGAATGCCGTCATTTCACATGATGATGAACGATGAGCAAATGGCAGCTGTTACTCAGTATGTCGTCAATGATCTAAATGGTTTTAAGCAGACCGTTACTGCTAAAGATGTGGCACAGCTAAGGCATGCCAACCCACCAGGTTATGATCCAAGCGAATAA
- a CDS encoding flavin monoamine oxidase family protein has protein sequence MNDMPQSPTRRQLLSMIGKTAGATAMYQAMTTLGFASESSFKESMDLKGAPPGASIVILGAGLGGLTAAYELRKAGYDVKVLEFQNRGGGRSWTLNSGDKYTELGGEEVTCDFEEGNYFNGGPWRLPSHHYAVFHYCKKFGVEMQPFVQTNDRAYLHRSTHFGGVPQRLGDVKNDIQGNVAELLSKAVNVGGLDRSVNTEDKEKLLEGLKGWGVLDKDYRYRASNETTKHRGFSVFPGGGLMPNEKPSKPLPISEILDSGMWSDIYSNHMTYGHQPTMFQPVGGMGKIGDAFTRECRDMIEFNAKVTKIHQDESGVTVNYVDSNSPDGATKTIRADWCVCNIPLTVLTQIDINVSKPMKKAMAAVPYDTSYKVGLEFNRRFWEEDEWIFGGLTYTDMPITQIAYPSEDMFKTGTGVLLGAYGFGPTSYKFNTLTPKERINVALAYGKYIHPQYPKEFRAGTSVVWHRIPWTLGCYGIWSESSREQYYDQLCSIDNRIVLAGEHCSHIPAWQEGAILSGIDAANRLHQKAKMLG, from the coding sequence ATGAATGACATGCCTCAATCACCAACGCGGCGCCAACTGCTCTCGATGATCGGTAAAACAGCGGGCGCAACTGCGATGTATCAAGCAATGACCACTTTAGGATTCGCTTCTGAATCTAGTTTTAAAGAATCTATGGATCTTAAAGGGGCGCCTCCCGGTGCTAGCATCGTCATCCTTGGCGCAGGTCTTGGCGGCCTTACTGCTGCCTATGAGTTGCGTAAAGCAGGTTATGATGTCAAGGTACTCGAGTTCCAAAACCGTGGTGGTGGACGCAGCTGGACGCTTAATAGCGGCGATAAATATACTGAGCTTGGCGGTGAAGAGGTTACCTGTGATTTTGAAGAGGGTAACTACTTTAACGGCGGACCATGGCGTTTGCCAAGTCACCATTATGCAGTATTTCACTATTGCAAAAAGTTTGGCGTTGAGATGCAACCCTTTGTTCAAACCAATGACCGTGCTTATTTGCATCGCTCTACTCACTTTGGCGGTGTGCCGCAGCGCTTAGGCGATGTAAAAAACGATATACAAGGTAACGTAGCCGAGCTGCTATCAAAGGCCGTTAACGTCGGAGGTCTTGATCGTTCGGTGAATACTGAGGATAAAGAGAAGTTACTTGAAGGCCTAAAAGGCTGGGGTGTGCTAGACAAAGACTATCGCTATAGAGCCAGTAATGAGACTACTAAACATCGTGGTTTTAGCGTTTTCCCTGGTGGTGGTTTGATGCCAAACGAAAAACCCTCAAAGCCTCTACCTATCAGTGAGATATTAGATTCTGGCATGTGGTCAGATATCTATAGCAATCATATGACTTATGGCCATCAACCAACAATGTTCCAGCCAGTAGGCGGTATGGGTAAAATCGGCGATGCGTTCACCCGCGAGTGCCGCGATATGATTGAGTTTAATGCCAAAGTCACCAAGATTCATCAAGATGAAAGTGGCGTCACTGTCAATTATGTCGATAGTAACAGTCCAGATGGGGCAACCAAGACTATACGTGCTGATTGGTGTGTTTGTAATATTCCGTTGACCGTATTGACTCAAATTGATATCAACGTCTCAAAGCCTATGAAAAAGGCAATGGCTGCCGTACCTTATGACACCTCTTATAAAGTTGGCCTAGAGTTCAACCGCCGTTTTTGGGAAGAAGACGAGTGGATCTTTGGCGGCTTGACCTATACTGATATGCCTATCACGCAAATCGCTTACCCTTCAGAAGACATGTTTAAAACGGGAACAGGGGTGTTACTAGGTGCATATGGCTTTGGCCCAACTTCTTATAAGTTCAACACGCTAACCCCAAAAGAGCGTATCAATGTTGCACTTGCTTATGGTAAATACATTCATCCACAGTATCCAAAAGAGTTCCGCGCAGGAACGTCAGTGGTGTGGCACCGTATCCCATGGACATTAGGTTGTTATGGTATCTGGAGTGAGTCAAGCCGTGAGCAGTATTATGATCAGTTGTGTAGTATTGACAACCGTATTGTACTGGCAGGTGAGCACTGCTCACACATTCCTGCATGGCAGGAGGGCGCTATTCTATCTGGCATTGATGCAGCCAATCGCTTACACCAAAAAGCAAAAATGCTTGGTTAA